Proteins from one Falco cherrug isolate bFalChe1 chromosome 7, bFalChe1.pri, whole genome shotgun sequence genomic window:
- the MORF4L1 gene encoding mortality factor 4-like protein 1 isoform X4, which yields MAPKQDPKPKFQEGERVLCFHGPLLYEAKCVKVAIKDKQVKYFIHYSGWNKNWDEWVPESRVLKYVDTNLQKQKELQKANQEQYAEGKMRGAAPGKKTSGLQQKNVEVKTKKNKQKTPGIGEGSSTSETPQPPRKKRARVDPTVESEETFMNRVEVKVKIPEELKPWLVDDWDLITRQKQLFYLPAKKNVDSILEDYANYKKSRGNTDNKEYAVNEVVAGIKEYFNVMLGTQLLYKFERPQYAEILADHPDAPMSQVYGAPHLLRLFVRIGAMLAYTPLDEKSLALLLNYLHDFLKYLAKNSSALFSASDYEVAPPEYHRKAV from the exons TGTGTAAAGGTTGCCATAAAGGACAAGCAAGTGAAATACTTTATCCATTACAGTGGTTGGAATAAAAA ctgggatgaaTGGGTTCCAGAAAGCAGAGTGCTCAAATACGTGGATACCaatttgcagaaacaaaaagaacttCAAAAGGCCAATCA GGAACAATATGCAGAGGGGAAGATGAGAGGTGCTGCTCCGGGCAAGAAGACTTCTggtctgcagcagaaaaatgttgaaGT gaaaactaaaaagaacaaacagaaaa CTCCAGGAATTGGAGAAGGGAGCAGTACCAGTGAGACTCCTCAGCCTCCTAGGAAGAAAAGGGCTCGAGTGGATCCAACGGTTGAAAGT gaagaaacatTTATGAACAGAGTTGAAGTAAAGGTGAAAATCCCAGAAGAGCTGAAACCATGGCTGGTAGATGACTGGGACTTGATCACCAGGCAAAAGCAG CTCTTTTATCTTCCTGCCAAGAAGAATGTTGACTCCATTTTAGAGGATTATGCAAACTACAAAAAATCACGAGGAAATACTGATAACAA GGAGTATGCAGTCAATGAAGTTGTGGCTGGAATTAAAGAATACTTCAATGTCATGCTGGGAACTCAACTGCTGTACAAGTTTGAGAGGCCCCAGTATGCTGAAATTTTAGCAGATCACCCAGATGCTCCAATGTCTCAAGTCTATGGTGCCCCGCACCTACTGAGGTTATTTG tacGAATTGGAGCTATGCTTGCTTACACTCCTCTTgatgagaagagtctggctttGCTGTTAAACTATTTGCATGACTTCTTAAA GTATTTAGCAAAGAATTCCTCTGCATTGTTTAGTGCCAGCGACTATGAAGTAGCCCCTCCTGAATATCACCGGAAAGCAGTATAA
- the MORF4L1 gene encoding mortality factor 4-like protein 1 isoform X2: protein MAPKQDPKPKFQEGERVLCFHGPLLYEAKCVKVAIKDKQVKYFIHYSGWNKKFFKYSCHLGFLHRQKSELFFLHWDEWVPESRVLKYVDTNLQKQKELQKANQEQYAEGKMRGAAPGKKTSGLQQKNVEVKTKKNKQKTPGIGEGSSTSETPQPPRKKRARVDPTVESEETFMNRVEVKVKIPEELKPWLVDDWDLITRQKQLFYLPAKKNVDSILEDYANYKKSRGNTDNKEYAVNEVVAGIKEYFNVMLGTQLLYKFERPQYAEILADHPDAPMSQVYGAPHLLRLFVRIGAMLAYTPLDEKSLALLLNYLHDFLKYLAKNSSALFSASDYEVAPPEYHRKAV from the exons TGTGTAAAGGTTGCCATAAAGGACAAGCAAGTGAAATACTTTATCCATTACAGTGGTTGGAATAAAAA ATTCTTCAAATATTCATGCCATCTTGGTTTCCTTCACAGACAGAAATCAGAGCTCTTCTTCTTACA ctgggatgaaTGGGTTCCAGAAAGCAGAGTGCTCAAATACGTGGATACCaatttgcagaaacaaaaagaacttCAAAAGGCCAATCA GGAACAATATGCAGAGGGGAAGATGAGAGGTGCTGCTCCGGGCAAGAAGACTTCTggtctgcagcagaaaaatgttgaaGT gaaaactaaaaagaacaaacagaaaa CTCCAGGAATTGGAGAAGGGAGCAGTACCAGTGAGACTCCTCAGCCTCCTAGGAAGAAAAGGGCTCGAGTGGATCCAACGGTTGAAAGT gaagaaacatTTATGAACAGAGTTGAAGTAAAGGTGAAAATCCCAGAAGAGCTGAAACCATGGCTGGTAGATGACTGGGACTTGATCACCAGGCAAAAGCAG CTCTTTTATCTTCCTGCCAAGAAGAATGTTGACTCCATTTTAGAGGATTATGCAAACTACAAAAAATCACGAGGAAATACTGATAACAA GGAGTATGCAGTCAATGAAGTTGTGGCTGGAATTAAAGAATACTTCAATGTCATGCTGGGAACTCAACTGCTGTACAAGTTTGAGAGGCCCCAGTATGCTGAAATTTTAGCAGATCACCCAGATGCTCCAATGTCTCAAGTCTATGGTGCCCCGCACCTACTGAGGTTATTTG tacGAATTGGAGCTATGCTTGCTTACACTCCTCTTgatgagaagagtctggctttGCTGTTAAACTATTTGCATGACTTCTTAAA GTATTTAGCAAAGAATTCCTCTGCATTGTTTAGTGCCAGCGACTATGAAGTAGCCCCTCCTGAATATCACCGGAAAGCAGTATAA
- the MORF4L1 gene encoding mortality factor 4-like protein 1 isoform X1, translating to MAPKQDPKPKFQEGERVLCFHGPLLYEAKCVKVAIKDKQVKYFIHYSGWNKKFFKYSCHLGFLHRQKSELFFLHWDEWVPESRVLKYVDTNLQKQKELQKANQEQYAEGKMRGAAPGKKTSGLQQKNVEVFFRRDGAHTVCCLETPTISTRKTKKNKQKTPGIGEGSSTSETPQPPRKKRARVDPTVESEETFMNRVEVKVKIPEELKPWLVDDWDLITRQKQLFYLPAKKNVDSILEDYANYKKSRGNTDNKEYAVNEVVAGIKEYFNVMLGTQLLYKFERPQYAEILADHPDAPMSQVYGAPHLLRLFVRIGAMLAYTPLDEKSLALLLNYLHDFLKYLAKNSSALFSASDYEVAPPEYHRKAV from the exons TGTGTAAAGGTTGCCATAAAGGACAAGCAAGTGAAATACTTTATCCATTACAGTGGTTGGAATAAAAA ATTCTTCAAATATTCATGCCATCTTGGTTTCCTTCACAGACAGAAATCAGAGCTCTTCTTCTTACA ctgggatgaaTGGGTTCCAGAAAGCAGAGTGCTCAAATACGTGGATACCaatttgcagaaacaaaaagaacttCAAAAGGCCAATCA GGAACAATATGCAGAGGGGAAGATGAGAGGTGCTGCTCCGGGCAAGAAGACTTCTggtctgcagcagaaaaatgttgaaGT ATTTTTCAGACGAGATGGAGCGCATACTGTTTGCTGTTTGGAGACCCCTACAATATCGACGCG gaaaactaaaaagaacaaacagaaaa CTCCAGGAATTGGAGAAGGGAGCAGTACCAGTGAGACTCCTCAGCCTCCTAGGAAGAAAAGGGCTCGAGTGGATCCAACGGTTGAAAGT gaagaaacatTTATGAACAGAGTTGAAGTAAAGGTGAAAATCCCAGAAGAGCTGAAACCATGGCTGGTAGATGACTGGGACTTGATCACCAGGCAAAAGCAG CTCTTTTATCTTCCTGCCAAGAAGAATGTTGACTCCATTTTAGAGGATTATGCAAACTACAAAAAATCACGAGGAAATACTGATAACAA GGAGTATGCAGTCAATGAAGTTGTGGCTGGAATTAAAGAATACTTCAATGTCATGCTGGGAACTCAACTGCTGTACAAGTTTGAGAGGCCCCAGTATGCTGAAATTTTAGCAGATCACCCAGATGCTCCAATGTCTCAAGTCTATGGTGCCCCGCACCTACTGAGGTTATTTG tacGAATTGGAGCTATGCTTGCTTACACTCCTCTTgatgagaagagtctggctttGCTGTTAAACTATTTGCATGACTTCTTAAA GTATTTAGCAAAGAATTCCTCTGCATTGTTTAGTGCCAGCGACTATGAAGTAGCCCCTCCTGAATATCACCGGAAAGCAGTATAA
- the MORF4L1 gene encoding mortality factor 4-like protein 1 isoform X3, with protein sequence MAPKQDPKPKFQEGERVLCFHGPLLYEAKCVKVAIKDKQVKYFIHYSGWNKNWDEWVPESRVLKYVDTNLQKQKELQKANQEQYAEGKMRGAAPGKKTSGLQQKNVEVFFRRDGAHTVCCLETPTISTRKTKKNKQKTPGIGEGSSTSETPQPPRKKRARVDPTVESEETFMNRVEVKVKIPEELKPWLVDDWDLITRQKQLFYLPAKKNVDSILEDYANYKKSRGNTDNKEYAVNEVVAGIKEYFNVMLGTQLLYKFERPQYAEILADHPDAPMSQVYGAPHLLRLFVRIGAMLAYTPLDEKSLALLLNYLHDFLKYLAKNSSALFSASDYEVAPPEYHRKAV encoded by the exons TGTGTAAAGGTTGCCATAAAGGACAAGCAAGTGAAATACTTTATCCATTACAGTGGTTGGAATAAAAA ctgggatgaaTGGGTTCCAGAAAGCAGAGTGCTCAAATACGTGGATACCaatttgcagaaacaaaaagaacttCAAAAGGCCAATCA GGAACAATATGCAGAGGGGAAGATGAGAGGTGCTGCTCCGGGCAAGAAGACTTCTggtctgcagcagaaaaatgttgaaGT ATTTTTCAGACGAGATGGAGCGCATACTGTTTGCTGTTTGGAGACCCCTACAATATCGACGCG gaaaactaaaaagaacaaacagaaaa CTCCAGGAATTGGAGAAGGGAGCAGTACCAGTGAGACTCCTCAGCCTCCTAGGAAGAAAAGGGCTCGAGTGGATCCAACGGTTGAAAGT gaagaaacatTTATGAACAGAGTTGAAGTAAAGGTGAAAATCCCAGAAGAGCTGAAACCATGGCTGGTAGATGACTGGGACTTGATCACCAGGCAAAAGCAG CTCTTTTATCTTCCTGCCAAGAAGAATGTTGACTCCATTTTAGAGGATTATGCAAACTACAAAAAATCACGAGGAAATACTGATAACAA GGAGTATGCAGTCAATGAAGTTGTGGCTGGAATTAAAGAATACTTCAATGTCATGCTGGGAACTCAACTGCTGTACAAGTTTGAGAGGCCCCAGTATGCTGAAATTTTAGCAGATCACCCAGATGCTCCAATGTCTCAAGTCTATGGTGCCCCGCACCTACTGAGGTTATTTG tacGAATTGGAGCTATGCTTGCTTACACTCCTCTTgatgagaagagtctggctttGCTGTTAAACTATTTGCATGACTTCTTAAA GTATTTAGCAAAGAATTCCTCTGCATTGTTTAGTGCCAGCGACTATGAAGTAGCCCCTCCTGAATATCACCGGAAAGCAGTATAA